In Aedes albopictus strain Foshan chromosome 3, AalbF5, whole genome shotgun sequence, the following are encoded in one genomic region:
- the LOC134290541 gene encoding uncharacterized protein LOC134290541: MVLRQCKKTKKLLLKRNNIIGSAKLIKEYDENFVFDRDFPQLKFRLETLDSLWEKFNEVQAEIELEDELSEELAEERVDFETQYFELKGSLATKLAVFDERAERRPGSPGAPPAHAPFVRLPELKIPEFSGDYDEWMNFHDLFTTLIHTNGQLSAVQKFQYLKTVLKGDALRLVQSLAVSAANYAIAWDLLKKRFDNKNFLIKQHFSALMSTPSVRKESSSALCNLADEFDKHVSVLNKLEDPREHWNSFLVELLSSKLDPLTQKEWENQLQENVRPVYADLVAFIQKRSRILQSITLSQPSPSTSKSEPKHESRPSRSKTSLYHSANSDSTQKCSLCKQSHTLSQCDEFRKLTPQKRFELAKRQGLCLNCLKSSHMMKNCSAGSCRTCNKRHHTLLHLNSQSASNTESHDKSVAAQVGQCQQSPQSATVVESPSSVPCIVDQCHGVPRVTGQASSPSDRPTNRSLSSVSSPVPPVIPSSLAHSSLQVTNCQTVTPNHSFVSKACISSVFMLTAFVKVQHVDGTHILARALLDCASEANFVTQSLAQRLCSKRTPANIDVYGISQTVKQVKHKTIITVSSRFGSYTSSMEFLILPTLTRVLPTATVDISKWVIPRHLPLADPKFNIAHDIDLIIGIKNFFSILENDQISVGNGLPVLRKTVFGYVVAGEAEQPCAPSVVCNVSSMDNLESMVHKFWEVESFEKGKALSLEELYCENHFRKTHYRASDGRYVVRLPIRREMLDSLGESFRIAERRFSAIERKLSSDPQLHAEYSKFMDEYLSLGHMEEIKPDLSPSTPHFYLPHHAIQRPDSTTTKTRVVFDASCRGSNNISLNDLCYIGPTVQPPLIATLVNFRIPRFAVSADAEKMYRQVWVHPDDSLLQLILFRENPAEELKTYRLKTVTYGTAPAPYLATRVLNQLAEDEADKYPLAASKVGKCFYVDDYFSGDNNEQQSIQF; this comes from the coding sequence ATGGTGCTTCGACAGTGCAAGAAAACAAAAAAGCTCCTTCTGAAAAGGAACAATATCATCGGTTCCGCCAAGTTGATCAAGGAATACGATGAGAATTTCGTGTTTGACCGTGATTTTCCTCAACTCAAGTTTCGGCTTGAGACGTTAGATAGCTTGTGGGAGAAGTTCAATGAGGTGCAGGCAGAAATTGAACTTGAGGATGAGCTTTCGGAGGAACTTGCTGAAGAACGCGTTGATTTTGAAACGCAATACTTCGAATTGAAAGGCTCATTAGCCACCAAACTTGCGGTCTTTGATGAAAGAGCTGAAAGGCGGCCCGGTTCACCTGGTGCTCCGCCTGCACATGCTCCTTTTGTTCGCCTCCCTGAACTTAAAATTCCGGAGTTCAGTGGAGATTACGATGAGTGGATGAATTTTCACGACCTTTTCACCACTCTCATCCACACTAATGGCCAACTTTCGGCAGTACAGAAGTTTCAGTACTTGAAAACTGTACTGAAAGGTGATGCTTTGCGACTCGTGCAATCTCTCGCAGTCTCCGCGGCAAACTATGCTATTGCGTGGGACTTGCTAAAAAAGCGGTTCGACAACAAAAACTTCCTCATCAAGCAACATTTTTCGGCATTAATGTCCACTCCATCTGTGCGCAAAGAGTCTTCGTCTGCGCTGTGCAACCTTGCGGACGAGTTCGACAAACACGTGAGCGTGCTCAATAAATTAGAAGATCCCAGAGAACATTGGAACTCGTTCCTAGTTGAACTGCTCAGCAGCAAACTTGACCCGTTGACGCAAAAGGAGTGGGAGAATCAGCTTCAGGAGAATGTGCGGCCAGTGTATGCTGACCTGGTTGCCTTCATCCAAAAACGTTCTCGCATTTTGCAGTCAATTACGCTCTCCCAACCTTCGCCTTCTACGAGTAAATCCGAACCGAAGCATGAGTCCAGACCCTCTCGATCAAAAACCTCATTGTACCACTCAGCCAACAGTGATAGCACTCAAAAGTGCAGTTTGTGTAAGCAATCGCACACACTATCGCAGTGCGATGAATTTAGGAAGCTAACGCCTCAAAAACGCTTCGAGTTGGCTAAACGGCAAGGACTTTGTCTAAATTGCCTGAAATCATCTCACATGATGAAAAACTGCTCAGCTGGTTCGTGTAGGACCTGTAATAAACGTCACCACACACTTTTGCATTTGAATTCGCAGTCTGCCAGCAATACAGAGTCCCACGATAAATCTGTGGCAGCACAGGTTGGCCAATGTCAGCAATCCCCACAATCGGCCACGGTCGTCGAATCGCCGTCGTCGGTACCGTGCATTGTCGATCAATGTCACGGGGTCCCTCGGGTTACGGGACAGGCCTCGTCGCCGTCGGATAGGCCAACCAATCGTTCGTTATCGTCCGTTTCGTCGCCGGTTCCCCCGGTTATACCGTCAAGCTTAGCTCATAGCTCCTTGCAAGTGACGAACTGCCAAACCGTCACACCCAATCACTCTTTCGTATCGAAAGCATGTATCTCGTCAGTGTTCATGCTTACTGCCTTCGTGAAAGTCCAACACGTGGATGGCACTCATATTCTCGCTCGCGCCTTGCTGGATTGTGCATCCGAAGCCAATTTCGTAACCCAATCTCTCGCTCAACGGCTTTGCTCGAAACGCACACCAGCCAATATCGATGTGTACGGCATCAGTCAAACAGTCAAACAGGTGAAGCACAAAACGATCATTACTGTATCGTCGCGCTTCGGTTCGTACACAAGTAGCATGGAATTTCTAATTTTGCCCACATTGACTAGAGTCCTACCCACTGCAACTGTTGACATTTCGAAGTGGGTCATTCCTCGCCACCTTCCCCTTGCTGATCCTAAATTCAACATTGCGCATGATATCGACCTCATCATCGGTATCAAAAACTTCTTCTCGATTCTGGAGAACGATCAAATCTCCGTTGGAAATGGCTTGCCAGTGCTTCGCAAAACAGTTTTCGGTTATGTTGTCGCCGGTGAAGCAGAACAACCATGCGCCCCCTCCGTCGTCTGCAACGTGTCATCGATGGACAACCTGGAGTCGATGGTTCACAAGTTTTGGGAGGTGGAGAGTTTTGAGAAGGGAAAGGCGCTCTCGTTGGAGGAGCTATACTGCGAGAATCATTTCCGAAAGACACACTATAGAGCTTCTGACGGTCGGTACGTGGTTCGTTTGCCGATTCGTAGGGAGATGCTTGACTCGTTGGGAGAGTCGTTCAGAATCGCCGAGCGGCGGTTTTCGGCCATCGAGAGGAAGCTGTCGTCTGATCCACAACTACACGCAGAGTACTCGAAGTTCATGGATGAGTACCTATCGTTGGGGCACATGGAGGAAATCAAGCCTGATTTATCTCCGTCTACCCCGCACTTCTATCTTCCTCACCACGCCATTCAGCGGCCCGACAGCACCACCACGAAGACACGCGTGGTGTTCGACGCTTCGTGTCGCGGCAGCAACAACATTTCGCTGAACGATCTCTGCTATATTGGTCCCACCGTCCAACCGCCCCTCATCGCTACACTAGTCAACTTTCGCATTCCTCGCTTTGCGGTGAGTGCGGATGCCGAGAAAATGTACCGGCAAGTGTGGGTTCACCCGGATGACTCTTTGCTGCAACTGATCCTGTTTCGGGAGAATCCAGCCGAGGAATTGAAGACCTATCGGCTGAAAACGGTGACATACGGGACTGCCCCTGCACCGTATCTCGCTACACGCGTTCTCAATCAGCTCGCCGAGGACGAAGCCGACAAATACCCTCTCGCTGCTTCAAAGGTTGGAAAATGTTTCTACGTTGATGATTACTTTTCGGGGGACAACAACGAACAACAATCGATTCAATTTTGA
- the LOC134290540 gene encoding uncharacterized protein LOC134290540, whose protein sequence is METNHQLIELLRSGGFNMRKWSSNSPTVLSQIPESLRDARTELDISQSDSVKALGLLWHPQSDEFSFNDPDLTSSEPITKRLVLSQMSRLFDPMGLVGASIVGAKIFLQALWFENFNWDDILPEQYQKWWIQFRNEIVTLSSLRIPRRILIEDYRAVEFHVFSDASEHAYGCCMYVKSISSTGEQQCNLVIAKSRISPLRNLSIPRLELCAAVLGAQLADFVLDSTKLAFPVTFWTDSSIVLHWIASSSTPWKVFVSNRIAEIHRLTGGSM, encoded by the coding sequence ATGGAAACGAACCATCAGCTAATCGAGCTGCTACGTTCAGGTGGATTCAACATGCGAAAATGGAGCAGCAATAGTCCCACTGTGCTCTCCCAAATTCCGGAATCGCTTCGGGACGCTCGAACAGAACTCGATATCAGCCAATCTGACTCGGTGAAAGCTCTTGGACTTCTTTGGCACCCACAGTCAGATGAATTTAGCTTCAACGATCCAGATCTCACGTCTTCTGAGCCAATCACAAAGCGTTTGGTTCTTTCTCAGATGTCACGCCTTTTCGACCCGATGGGATTAGTTGGGGCATCCATCGTAGGTGCAAAAATCTTTTTGCAAGCACTGTGGTTCGAAAACTTCAACTGGGACGACATTTTGCCGGAGCAATATCAAAAGTGGTGGATCCAGTTCCGCAACGAGATTGTAACGCTATCTTCGCTTCGAATTCCACGTCGCATTCTCATCGAAGACTATCGAGCCGTAGAATTTCACGTCTTTTCAGACGCTTCCGAACATGCGTACGGCTGCTGCATGTACGTCAAATCTATAAGCTCTACTGGGGAACAGCAATGCAACCTGGTGATAGCGAAATCGCGTATCAGTCCACTTCGTAATTTGTCTATTCCTCGTCTCGAATTGTGTGCGGCAGTTCTCGGCGCTCAATTGGCCGATTTCGTATTGGATTCGACGAAGCTGGCTTTCCCGGTTACATTTTGGACCGATTCGTCGATCGTTCTTCATTGGATAGCTTCGTCTTCTACGCCGTGGAAGGTATTCGTTTCGAATCGGATTGCCGAAATTCATCGGCTGACAGGAGGAAGTATGTGA
- the LOC134290539 gene encoding uncharacterized protein LOC134290539 produces MEDSLWWHGPPYLRQNSDTWPENCIKLTPLHQEARKTESKQVVSVVVAHHDTIDLIEQHSSLSHLQRKVAWLRRFANNCRTKPPERRNFGPLSHMELEHALMELVRQTQQVYFSAEIEFLKKYKGTIRKAFSFKSPLKTLCPFLDSNGLLRITGRLQHLDIPYDTKHPLVLPQKAHLTTLIVRATHLRMLHAGPQLLLSTLRQRYWPVRGRDLAKKAVRECITCFRCRPRNVSQIMGPLPAVRVTPSRAFTHCGVDYCGPFSVSIPNRRGPSVKIHVAIFVCMSSKAVHIDMVYNLTSDAFVNALKRLVGRRGRVSDIYCDNARTFVGANCMLEENRKQFDAMHRSRELHSFCAEAGITFHFNPAHSPHCGGLWEASVKTFKYHLYRVMKDTVLNTDDFNTLIIQIEGIMNSRPLCPMSSDPGDVVALTPGHLLVGEPLCSLPEPDLCNTPINRLNSFQKMQRSLQHFWKAWSRDYVAQLQDRKKWPTVHPDIEVGTLVLLRDDNAPPMRWNLGRIEEVFPGKDGHVRVVQVRTAHGSYRRAITEVCPLPIEDPSSQQPTTH; encoded by the coding sequence ATGGAAGATTCGCTCTGGTGGCACGGTCCCCCCTACCTTCGGCAAAATTCGGATACTTGGCCGGAGAACTGCATCAAACTAACACCACTACATCAAGAAGCTCGGAAAACCGAATCCAAACAGGTCGTTTCAGTCGTAGTCGCTCACCATGATACGATTGATCTCATCGAACAGCATTCATCGCTCTCCCATCTGCAACGCAAAGTCGCATGGCTGCGGCGGTTTGCTAATAACTGCCGCACTAAACCACCTGAAAGGCGCAATTTTGGTCCACTTTCGCATATGGAACTGGAACACGCGCTGATGGAGCTCGTCAGGCAAACGCAGCAGGTCTATTTTTCGGCGGAAatcgaattcctcaagaagtacaAGGGGACTATCCGCAAAGCTTTTTCGTTCAAATCTCCTCTAAAAACTCTCTGCCCGTTCTTAGATTCGAACGGGTTGCTGCGAATTACTGGTCGGCTGCAGCATCTCGATATTCCGTACGATACCAAACACCCATTGGTATTGCCCCAAAAGGCCCACCTAACAACGCTCATCGTGAGAGCAACGCACCTCCGAATGTTACATGCTGGACCACAACTTCTCTTGTCGACGTTGCGCCAGCGCTACTGGCCAGTGCGAGGCCGCGATCTTGCCAAAAAAGCTGTTCGGGAGTGCATTACCTGCTTTCGCTGCCGTCCCAGAAATGTCTCTCAAATCATGGGACCATTACCTGCAGTGCGAGTTACGCCGTCACGCGCGTTCACCCACTGTGGCGTCGATTATTGTGGGCCGTTTTCGGTTTCGATTCCGAATCGTCGCGGGCCGTCGGTCAAGATACACGTCGCGATTTTCGTATGTATGTCGTCGAAAGCGGTACACATCGACATGGTGTACAACCTCACGTCCGACGCGTTCGTGAACGCATTAAAGCGCCTCGTCGGTCGTCGCGGTCGTGTCTCCGATATATACTGCGACAACGCACGAACTTTCGTCGGAGCAAATTGTATGCTCGAAGAGAATCGGAAGCAATTCGACGCGATGCACCGATCGCGTGAACTGCACTCGTTTTGTGCGGAAGCTGGAATTACCTTCCACTTTAATCCAGCCCATTCACCCCACTGCGGCGGCCTCTGGGAGGCTTCCGTCAAGACCTTCAAGTACCACCTCTACCGTGTCATGAAGGATACGGTGCTCAACACGGATGACTTCAACACCCTGATCATTCAGATCGAGGGGATAATGAACTCTCGCCCACTATGTCCGATGTCGTCGGACCCCGGAGACGTCGTTGCCTTGACGCCAGGGCACTTGCTCGTGGGAGAACCACTTTGCTCTCTCCCCGAGCCCGATTTATGCAATACTCCCATTAATCGTCTCAATTCATTCCAGAAAATGCAACGAAGCCTCCAGCATTTCTGGAAAGCTTGGTCGCGAGATTACGTGGCTCAATTACAGGACCGCAAGAAGTGGCCAACTGTCCATCCGGACATCGAGGTAGGAACGTTGGTGCTCCTCAGAGATGATAACGCACCTCCGATGCGCTGGAATCTCGGTCGGATCGAAGAGGTATTCCCCGGAAAGGATGGACACGTTCGTGTAGTTCAGGTTCGAACTGCACACGGGAGCTACCGACGAGCAATCACCGAAGTGTGTCCACTTCCCATCGAGGATCCCTCCTCCCAGCAACCTACCACCCACTGA